A genomic region of Colletotrichum destructivum chromosome 5, complete sequence contains the following coding sequences:
- a CDS encoding Putative NAD-dependent epimerase/dehydratase, NAD(P)-binding domain superfamily: protein MTMSSRQKRIFMTGASGYIGSVVTELAIADGYTIHALSRTEATDGKLRDLGAVPIRGDLCSLDTLRRESAQADAVIHLATAYVFGGEPYETFRPTDTAAVDAIADALAGTDKPLVVTSGTLCVAADPTGAETTEASPADPNPINTRIKTELHSLSHAAKGVRVTSIRLAPYVYGRGGSGVAQFLGIAAKTGGVVCVGGGGNRTTVVHVDDAARLYLLAAEKGRTGEIYNASAATDVTSRRLSEAMAAAVGVPLRDISAEAAEAQLGATVALFLAAENRASGEKARRELGWMPRGPGILEEIGSSKGSYGELAKALRKQ from the coding sequence ATGACAATGTCAAGCCGGCAGAAGCGCATCTTCATGACCGGAGCAAGCGGCTACATTGGCTCCGTGGTCACAGAGCTAGCCATCGCAGACGGCTACACCATACACGCTCTCTCCCGGACCGAAGCTACCGATGGCAAACtccgcgacctcggcgccgtgcccATCCGGGGCGACCTCTGCTCCCTTGACACCCTCCGTCGCGAAAGCGCACAGGCGGACGCGGTCATCCACCTGGCTACCGCCTacgtcttcggcggcgagccgTACGAGACCTTCCGGCCCACggacaccgccgccgtcgatgccatcgccgatgccctcgccggcaccgacaaGCCGCTGGTCGTGACGTCCGGCACGCTTTGCGTCGCCGCGGATCCCACTGGCGCCGAGACCACGGAAGCGTCGCCGGCGGACCCTAACCCTATCAACACCCGCATCAAGACTGAGCTGCACTCCCTGAGCCATGCCGCGAAGGGTGTCCGGGTCACTTCGATCCGGCTGGCGCCCTACGTCTACGGCcgaggcggcagcggcgtcgcGCAGTTCTTGGGCATAGCGGCGAAAacgggcggcgtcgtgtgcgtcggcggcggcgggaaccGTACGACGGTCGtgcacgtcgacgacgccgcgcggCTGTACCTCCTCGCGGCGGAAAAGGGGCGGACCGGCGAGATCTAcaacgccagcgccgcgACGGACGTCACCTCACGCCGGCTctccgaggccatggccgcggccgtcggcgtgcCGTTGAGGGACATCAGCGCGGAGGCCGCGGAGGCGCAGCTGGGGGCCACAGTGGCGTTATtcctggcggcggagaaCCGGGCGTCCGGGGAGAAGGCCAGGAGAGAGCTTGGCTGGATGCCCCGCGGGCCGGGCATCTTGGAGGAGATTGGCAGCAGCAAGGGTTCGTATGGGGAACTTGCCAAGGCACTCCGGAAGCAATAG
- a CDS encoding Putative cyanovirin-N gives MVAALALRPQDENSKRWKICPPLQDQVNTRWALQISAQKRHVADFFQTPDFYIQLNNCIAKTKLLAVFSIILGFIAMLSNAQPTFTDTSNSIGFIAGSSKSTETTVTVTRNHPVFAVTHLTLQTVVTPVKKSNSANEGTLAIHHQPTDTFLPSHFDAKAVFNTAREYRSEKLDNGVLLEAVQGDETSHEEADQGDEDSLQADQGNERGPGNNTDGHENGPHSAARPVLDGRSPSVPKTGGFAKTCASNWVVWDLCNTIWANCCGSGDRRDALSWSGLSLDHMLGNDRGELVYRPGAGCARWGRTHLACRCLDERGEYHASAINLDKYIGNHDGLLCSEYECGVRENQPPGAN, from the exons ATGGTCGCCGCTCTAGCCCTCCGACCACAAGATGAAAACTCCAAGCGATGGAAAATATGCCCTCCTTTACAGGATCAGGTGAA CACGCGCTGGGCACTGCAAATATCCGCACAAAAGCGACACGTCGCCGATTTTTTTCAAACACCAGACTTCTACATACAACTCAACAACTGCATAGCCAAGACGAAGCTCCTCGCCGTTTTCAGCATCATACTGGGCTTCATTGCCATGCTATCCAATGCGCAACCCACCTTCACCGACACAAGCAACTCGATTGGCTTCATCGCAGGCTCTTCCAAGTCCACCGAGACCACCGTCACTGTAACTCGTAACCACCCAGTCTTTGCCGTAACCCATTTGACCCTCCAGACTGTTGTCACCCCGGTCAAGAAGTCAAATTCGGCTAACGAGGGCACCTTGGCTATCCATCACCAGCCCACCGATACCTTCCTCCCCAGTCActtcgacgccaaggcgGTTTTCAACACCGCACGCGAGTATCGGTCCGAGAAGCTTGACAATGGAGTTTTGCTTGAGGCAGTCCAGGGGGACGAAACCTCCCACGAAGAGGCAGATCAGGGAGACGAAGACTCCCTTCAGGCTGATCAAGGGAACGAACGCGGCCCCGGGAACAACACAGACGGCCACGAGAACGGGCCCCACTCCGCAGCCCGCCCTGTCCTCGATGGTCGCTCCCCCTCAGTCCCAAAGACCGGCGGCTTCGCAAAGACCTGCGCATCTAATTGGGTTGTCTGGGACCTCTGCAACACCATCTGGGCCAACtgctgcggcagcggcgaccGCCGCGACGCGCTCTCCTGGTCCGGTCTCAGTCTCGATCACATGCTCGGCAATGACCGCGGCGAACTTGTCTACCGGCCCGGCG CCGGCTGCGCGCGTTGGGGCAGGACGCACCTCGCGTGCCGGTGCCTCGACGAGCGCGGCGAGTATCACGCCTCAGCCATCAACCTCG ACAAATACATCGGTAACCATGACGGCCTCCTGTGCTCCGAGTACGAATGCGGCGTTCGCGAGAACCAGCCTCCCGGCGCCAATTAA
- a CDS encoding Putative major facilitator superfamily, MFS transporter superfamily — translation MASNEVTSSEHVRPTTAPGKKSFQEVERSISHEKADQQRLENVDNELSKYVGDGSVTVTRERSDELRKMIDRRVLVIMIGTYFLQAIDKGTMSFASIMGLQEDTHLKGQEFSWLTTCIYIAILFVEYPQNYIIARVPIAKYLSFSIIAWGAVLACHAACSNFVGLVAVRTLLGIFESACQPAFVILSSMWYRREEQASRVTYWYMMNGAQQVVGGLLAYCFTHIKGGPLKSWQWLFLAYGVISVIFGVFVLFWMPDSPMRAKCFSEDVKREMVERVRDNQTGIQNKNFKREQAIEALMDPQVWGYSLIALCTTLPTSGLGAFANIIIKSFGFNTLEVQLLAMVLGFYIIFVLLGSVWLVKKFNQNLYVMLGFCVPSVIGTVLLMTVPNNTFSQRVGLLICYYITLSFWSAQTLALSLISRNIAGQTKKQFAVAINFIVWAAGNAIGPQVFLKWDGPRYFIAFATHLGCYALLIVIIISLRIYLARENKKRDDMVAAGIVEASPEYTAHSFEDMTDRENLSFRYVF, via the exons ATGGCCTCCAACGAAGTCACCAGCTCGGAGCACGTCCGCCCCACAACGGCCCCAGGCAAGAAGTCCTTCCAGGAAGTCGAGCGCTCCATCTCCCATGAGAAGGCCGACCAGCAGCGCCTCGAGAATGTCGACAATGAGCTGTCCAAGtacgtcggcgacggctccgtcaccgtcacccgGGAACGCAGCGACGAGCTGCGAAAGATGATCGAccgccgcgtcctcgtcatcatgATTGGCACCTACTTCCTCCAGGCCATCGACAAGGGCACCATGTCCTTCGCCTCCATCATGGGCCTCCAAGAGGACACCCACCTCAAGGGCCAGGAGTTCTCCTGGCTAACCACCTGTATCTACATTGCTATCCTATTTGTCGAGTACCCCCAGAACTACATCATCGCCCGTGTCCCCATCGCAAAGTATCTCAGCTTCTCCATCATTGCTTGGGGTGCCGTACTGGCTTGCCACGCCGCCTGCTCCAACTtcgtcggccttgtcgccGTCCGCACCCTCCTCGGTATCTTCGAGTCGGCCTGTCAGCCcgccttcgtcatcctctcGTCCATGTGGTACCGTCGCGAGGAACAGGCATCTCGTGTGACCTACTGGTACATGATGAACGGAGCCCagcaggtcgtcggcggtctGCTCGCCTACTGCTTCACCCACATCAAGGGTGGCCCTCTCAAGTCCTGGCAGTGGCTTTTCCTGGCATACGGCGTCATctccgtcatcttcggcgtcttcgtcctgTTCTGGATGCCCGACTCCCCCATGCGTGCCAAGTGCTTCTCCGAGGATGTCAAGCGCGAGATGGTCGAGCGTGTCCGCGATAACCAGACCGGCATTCAGAACAAGAACTTCAAGCGCGAGCAGGCTATCGAGGCTCTAATGGACCCCCAGGTCTGGGGATACTCCCTCATCGCCCTGTGCACCACCTTGCCCACTTCCGGTCTGGGTGCcttcgccaacatcatcatcaagagCTTCGGCTTCAACACCCTCGAGGTGCAGCTGCTCGCCATGGTTCTCGGCTTCTAcatcatcttcgtcctcctcggctcCGTCTGGCTGGTCAAGAAGTTCAACCAGAACCTCTACGTTATGCTCGGCTTCTGTGTCCC CTCCGTCATTGGCACCGTCCTTCTCATGACTGTCCCCAACAACACCTTCTCCCAGCGTGTTGGTCTGCTCATCTGCTACTACATCACTTTGTCCTTCTGGTCCGCCCAGACCCTCGCACTGTCGCTCATCTCCCGAAACATTGCCGGCCAGACCAAGAAGCAGTTtgccgtcgccatcaactTCATCGTATGGGCTGCTGGTAACGCCATCGGCCCCCAGGTCTTCCTCAAGTGGGACGGCCCGCGCTACTTCATCGCCTTCGCCACCCACCTGGGCTGCTACGCGCTGCTtatcgtcatcatcatcagcctcCGCATCTACCTCGCCCGcgagaacaagaagagaGACGACATGGTCGCTGCGGGTATTGTGGAGGCGTCTCCCGAATACACCGCCCACTCCTTCGAGGACATGACGGACAGGGAGAACCTGTCGTTCCGCTATGTGTTCTAG
- a CDS encoding Putative six-hairpin glycosidase superfamily, glycosyl hydrolase, family 88, producing MPAGTGITEVSGVKRADVHKQVKQLIHDMVNINDTTGEFLMTLEDGRVIDTKGWEDWEWTHGIGLYGIWKYYELNGDPADLKIIEDWFKNRFAEGHKGKNINTMAVFLTLAYVYEKTGNETYLPWLDSWAEWAYHDLPRTKYGGMQHITYLEVNDQQLWDDTLMMTVLPLAKIGLVLNRPHYVEEAKRQFLIHLQYLFDAPSGLFFHGWTFHEGGHNFARARWARGNSWLTIVIPEFIELLDLAPQDSLRSHLVNTLEAQCAALVPLQVDSGLWRTLLDVPEDEGSYVEASATAGFAYGILKAQRKRYIGKEYEPVAVKAVKAVLDNISPEGELLHTSFGTGMGHDLQHYKDIPQTSMPYGQAMAMMALVEFLRVFV from the coding sequence ATGCCTGCCGGTACCGGAATCACCGAGGTCTCGGGCGTCAAGCGCGCCGATGTCCACAAGCAGGTCAAGCAGCTAATCCACGACATGGTCAACATCAACGACACGACGGGCGAGTTCCTCATGacgctcgaggacggccgtgTCATCGACACCAAGGGCTGGGAGGACTGGGAGTGGACCCACGGCATCGGCTTGTACGGCATCTGGAAGTACTACGAGCTCAACGGCGACCCGGCCGACCTGAAGATCATCGAGGACTGGTTCAAGAACCGCTTCGCCGAGGGTCACAAGGGCAAGAACATCAACACCATGGCTGTCTTCCTCACCCTTGCCTACGTCTACGAGAAGACGGGCAACGAGACCTACCTGCCCTGGCTCGACAGTTGGGCCGAGTGGGCCTATCACGACCTTCCCCGCACAAAGTACGGCGGCATGCAGCACATCACCTACCTCGAGGTCAACGACCAGCAGCTCTGGGACGACACCCTCATGATGACCGTCCTGCCCCTCGCCAAgatcggcctcgtcctcaacCGGCCCCActacgtcgaggaggccaagcgcCAGTTCCTCATCCACCTGCAGTACCTCTTCGACGCCCCCTCtggcctcttcttccacggCTGGACCTTCCACGAGGGCGGCCACAACTTCGCCCGCGCCCGCTGGGCCCGCGGCAACAGCTGGCTGACCATCGTCATCCCCGAGTTcatcgagctgctcgacctcgcgcCCCAAGACTCGCTGCGCTCCCACCTCGTCAACACCCTCGAGGCCCAGtgcgccgccctcgtgccCCTGCAGGTCGACAGCGGCCTGTGGCGCACCCTGCTCGACgtccccgaggacgagggctCCTACGTCGAGGCcagcgccaccgccggcttCGCCTACGGCATTCTCAAGGCCCAGCGCAAGAGGTACATCGGCAAGGAGTacgagcccgtcgccgtcaaggccgtcaaggccgtcctcgacaacaTCAGCCCCGAGGGCGAGCTGCTCCACACCTCCTTCGGCACCGGCATGGGCCACGACCTGCAGCACTACAAGGACATCCCCCAGACCAGCATGCCATATGGccaggccatggccatgatggcccTCGTCGAGTTCCTGCGCGTCTTTGTATAA
- a CDS encoding Putative glycoside hydrolase, family 3, glycoside hydrolase family 3 domain, immunoglobulin — MDPSKEGLLGDKSRHSYDRDTEDGSDIDATDYLPRENQKEESSFPKPAFLSTRPTGCFAVLKRLFQGRSRLCLFVVALAFIMWIVISVGGAVMYKKFKGAPPTGLSPPWYPTPKGGISKNWAESYRKAGEMVSKMTLPEKVNITTGTGWMMGLAVGTTGPAVHVGFPQLQLQDGPLGIRFADNATAFPAGVTVGATWNKELMYERGKAHGQEARGKGINVLLGPCVGPLGRLPAGGRNWEGFGADPYLQGIAAAETIKGIQEQGVMATIKHFVANEQEHFRQSWEWGLPNAISSNIDDRAMHELYAWPFLDAVKAGVASVMCSYNQVNNSYACDNSKLINGILKDEMGFQGFVMSDWLAQRSGVGSALAGLDMTMPGDGLFWADGKSLWGPELTKAVLNGSVPVDRLDDMAVRIVASWYQLGQDDKKLFPDELPNFSSWTDDKMGTLAPGSKTPQPQFEVNKYVNVQSNHSDVARRVAAEGTVLLKNDNVLPISREGFVDAKRKRHEGKLKIGIFGEDAGPGNGPNYCKDRGCNQGTLGSGWGSGAVEFPYLVPPVEALKKGFKSDKVELSEFLTNSPPFKKDPSILHDQDVCFVFANADSGEGFLSWGGNSGDRKDLKLQNGGDDLILRVAENCGKGDGNSVGGDTVVVIHSVGPVEMERWIEHPGVKAVLYANLPGQESGNALADVIFGDVNPSGKLPYTIPKSLKDFGPGGQILYLPNGVVPQQDFSEGLYIDYRYFDKKKIEPRFEFGFGLSYTTFDFSNVVVEGVKPKSALPAARPSPGSEPPKFSDKIPNKNEALFPDGFRKLDKYVYPYLNTVDDISTEPYPYPEGYDVKQPLSEAGGEEGGNPDLWETYVTVKADVTNTGAVAGKVVPQLYLSYPKNVHGVDFPVKVLRGFDKFNLEKGEKKTVTFNLTRRDLSYWDVHHQNWVMVTSGEYSFLVGESSRQLSKVGSW, encoded by the coding sequence ATGGACCCCAGCAAAGAGGGTCTCTTGGGCGACAAGTCCCGCCACTCTTATGATCGCGATACCGAAGACGGCTCCGACATCGATGCCACCGATTACCTCCCACGAGAGAACCAGAAGGAGGAATCGTCCTTCCCGAAACCCGCCTTCCTCTCCACTAGGCCTACCGGCTGCTTCGCAGTGCTCAAGAGACTGTTCCAAGGACGTTCACGACTATGTctgttcgtcgtcgctctTGCTTTCATCATGTGGATCGTCATCAGCGTTGGAGGAGCTGTTATGTATAAGAAGTTCAAGGGTGCGCCGCCCACCGGCCTGTCACCGCCGTGGTATCCGACCCCGAAAGGTGGTATATCCAAAAACTGGGCCGAGAGCTACAGGAAAGCCGGCGAGATGGTTTCCAAGATGACGCTGCCGGAGAAGGTCAACATCACCACTGGAACTGGCTGGATGATGGGTCTTGCTGTCGGCACGACTGGCCCCGCCGTCCATGTCGGCTTCCCCCAGCTTCAATTGCAAGATGGGCCGCTGGGCATCCGATTCGCCGACAATGCGACTGCATTTCCCGCCGGCGTTACCGTCGGCGCCACCTGGAACAAGGAGTTGATGTATGAGCGAGGAAAGGCACACGGACAAGAGGCCCGGGGTAAGGGGATAAATGTCCTACTGGGACCATGCGTCGGCCCCCTGGGCCGCTTGCCAGCTGGCGGCCGCAACTGGGAGGGATTTGGCGCCGACCCTTACCTGCAGGGAattgctgccgccgagaccATCAAGGGCATCCAAGAACAGGGTGTCATGGCGACCATTAAGCACTTTGTGGCAAACGAGCAAGAGCACTTTCGCCAGAGCTGGGAATGGGGCCTGCCCAACGCCATCTCCAGTAACATCGATGACCGAGCTATGCATGAGCTTTACGCCTGGCCGTTCctggacgccgtcaaggccggcgttGCGAGTGTCATGTGCTCGTACAATCAAGTCAACAACTCGTATGCATGCGACAACTCCAAGCTTATTAACGGCATTTTGAAGGACGAGATGGGTTTTCAGGGCTTCGTCATGAGCGACTGGCTTGCACAGCGCTCGGGCGTCGGTAGCGCGTTGGCCGGACTGGACATGACGATGCCTGGCGATGGGCTTTTCTGGGCAGACGGCAAGTCTCTTTGGGGCCCTGAGCTCACCAAAGCTGTTCTGAACGGATCCGTTCCCGTCGACAGACTGGATGACATGGCCGTTCGCATCGTTGCCTCATGGTATCAGTTGGGAcaggacgacaagaagcttTTCCCCGACGAGCTTCCCAACTTCTCCTCGTGGaccgacgacaagatgggGACACTTGCTCCCGGCAGCAAAACCCCACAGCCGCAGTTCGAGGTGAACAAGTACGTCAACGTGCAGAGCAACCACTCGGACGTCGCTCGCCGTGTTGCTGCCGAGGGTACGGTGCTGCTGAAGAACGACAACGTACTGCCCATCAGCAGAGAAGGCTTTGTCGACGCCAAACGCAAGCGCCATGAAGGGAAGCTGAAGATTGGTATTTTCGGCGAGGATGCCGGCCCCGGCAACGGACCCAACTACTGCAAGGATCGCGGCTGCAACCAAGGCACTTTAGGCTCCGGTTGGGGCAGTGGCGCGGTTGAATTCCCTTACCTGGTACCACCAGTGGAGGCTCTGAAGAAGGGCTTCAAGTCCGACAAGGTCGAACTGTCCGAGTTTCTCACCAACTCGCCTCCGTTCAAGAAGGACCCGTCCATCCTGCACGACCAGGATGTCTGCTTCGTGTTCGCCAACGCGGATTCTGGCGAGGGTTTCTTGTCCTGGGGCGGTAACAGCGGGGACCGTAAGGATCTCAAGTTACAAAATGGTGGAGACGACCTCATCCTCCGAGTCGCCGAGAATTGCGGAAAGGGCGATGGAAACTCGGTGGGCGGCGATACTGTCGTTGTCATTCACTCTGTTGGACCTGTCGAGATGGAGCGTTGGATCGAGCACCCTGGCGTCAAAGCGGTCTTGTACGCCAATCTTCCTGGACAAGAGAGCGGAAATGCACTTGCGGATGTCATTTTTGGCGACGTCAATCCCAGCGGCAAGCTGCCGTACACGATCCCCAAGTCTTTGAAGGACTTCGGACCAGGCGGGCAGATTCTGTATCTCCCCAACGGTGTTGTGCCTCAGCAAGACTTTTCCGAAGGCCTGTACATCGACTATCGCTActtcgacaagaagaagattgAGCCTCGTTTTGAGTTTGGATTCGGCTTGTCGTACACGACATTCGACTTCTccaatgtcgtcgtcgagggtgtcAAGCCCAAGAGCGCACTGCCCGCGGCTCGCCCATCGCCCGGATCTGAGCCGCCGAAATTCAGCGACAAGATCCCCAACAAAAACGAGGCCCTGTTCCCCGATGGCTTCCGCAAACTCGACAAATACGTCTACCCCTATCTGAACACTGTTGACGACATCTCGACAGAGCCGTACCCCTACCCAGAAGGCTACGACGTGAAGCAGCCCCTATcggaagccggcggcgaggagggcgggaaCCCCGATCTCTGGGAGACGTACGTCACGGTCAAGGCGGATGTGACCAACAccggtgccgtcgccggcaagGTCGTACCCCAGCTGTACCTGTCCTACCCAAAGAACGTCCACGGCGTGGACTTCCCGGTCAAGGTGCTTCGCGGGTTCGACAAGTTCAAcctggagaagggcgagaagaagacggtcaCATTCAACCTGACACGCCGCGACCTGAGTTATTGGGACGTCCATCATCAAAATTGGGTCATGGTCACGTCCGGAGAGTACTCGtttctcgtcggcgagagcTCCCGGCAGCTGTCCAAGGTGGGTAGCTGGTAG
- a CDS encoding Putative major facilitator superfamily, MFS transporter superfamily, whose protein sequence is MARNNAVRVAATSRTASSGSFHAGAPIPTLGAIESSRRILIRRQSTHRYHTFPTPPPKTPREQSSAELFPHSDDGSNASDDGHGQTPLPVKQLALLAFLSLSEQTALNSIGPYLPQMVESFSDIPDSQTGLYVGILASAFALAQLSTNLLWGYLSDVVGRKPTMVMGTFMLAGCFVAFGFCRTYWQIVVVHVAMGMLNGNAAVVPTVLGEVTDRSNQSRAFTWLPVIYSLGGITGPALGGLLVGTLGKRYPYLAPNLLSAALLLISVLVVGIWFEETLESLEPDHAAWIPNWARNAWSWVQRRVAEPRRDSWATRWPRRGSQIVTSTSDDEDEEEEEEEDDVTEEQRLLRPGSENGSDVDNDAKSPSDLATWRQLLNRNTILVLLTYLVFQLSNISYNSLYPIFADANPPTGRGLPPSKIGISLSLAGVATIVFQAFLFRPLKVRLGNLGTYRIALLGLAISMALMPWIGYLDNEPLFGVGTGSIWLYIELGIILVIKNICAVGGLSSVMLLITNCAPNHATLGTLNGIAQTLSAAGRSFGPFVSGALFTLSTRVHPKGEALAWGVFGGIALLGWLGSLAIRNRGLESDDWVGEEDGTDGEAEP, encoded by the exons ATGGCCCGTAACAACGCTGTCCGGGTGGCTGCCACTTCCCGCACAGCCTCGTCGGGTTCCTTCCATGCTGGCGCCCCAATTCCCACCCTCGGGGCTATTGAGTCCAGCCGAAGAATCCTGATACGCCGCCAGTCCACACATCGATACCATACCTTCCCGACGCCCCCTCCCAAGACGCCTCGCGAGCAGTCCTCGGCCGAGCTCTTCCCACATTCCGACGACGGCTCCAACGCCtccgacgacggccatggACAGACTCCTCTACCCGTTAAACAGCTTGCCCTACTCGCTTTCCTCTCCCTGAGTGAGCAGACGGCTCTCAACTCGATTGGGCCCTATCTTCCTCAGATGGTCGAGTCCTTCTCCGACATACCAGACTCCCAGACGGGTCTTTATGTGGGCATtctggcctcggcctttgcCTTGGCACAGCTGTCGACCAATCTGCTCTGGGGCTATCTCTCCGATGTGGTTGGCAGAAAACCCACCATGGTCATGGGCACCTTTATGCTCGCCGGCTGCTTCGTCGCATTCGGCTTCTGCAGGACTTACTGGCAgattgtcgtcgtccacgtGGCCATGGGTATGCTCAACGGCAatgccgccgtcgtgccAACCGTCTTGGGCGAGGTGACGGATCGCTCAAACCAGAGTCGCGCTTTCACCTGGCTTCCCGTCATCTACTCTTTGGGTGGCATCACAGGTCCCGCGCTGGGCGGCTTGCTGGTCGGCACCTTGGGGAAACGGTATCCGTACCTGGCGCCGAACCTTCTCAGCGCCGCTCTGCTACTCATCAGCGTGCTAGTCGTCGGCATCTGGTTCGAAGAGACGCTCGAGTCGCTCGAGCCGGATCACGCTGCTTGGATTCCGAACTGGGCCCGGAACGCCTGGTCTTGGGTCCAGCGACGGGTGGCAGAGCCAAGAAGAGATTCTTGGGCTACCCGTTGGCCTCGTCGCGGATCGCAGATCGTCACGAGCACAtcagacgacgaggatgaagaggaggaggaggaggaggacgatgtaACCGAGGAACAGCGCCTGCTCCGGCCGGGATCGGAGAACGGCTCCGATGTAGACAACGACGCCAAGTCCCCCAGCGACCTCGCGACGTGGCGCCAACTATTGAACCGCAACACGATTCTGGTGTTGTTGACTTACCTCGTTTTCCAGCTTTCCAACATCTCGTACAACAGCCTGTACCCTATCTTCGCCGATGCCAATCCGCCGACGGGCCGCGGACTGCCGCCAAGCAAAATTGGTATCAGCTTGAGTCTTGCTGGTGTCGCTACCATCGTCTTCCAGGCTTTCCTCTTCCGACCACTGAAGGTTCGGCTGGGCAATCTGGGCACCTACCGCATTGCGCTGCTGGGACTTGCCATCAGCATGGCTTTGATGCCTTGGATTGGTTACTTGGACAACGAGCCCTTAttcggcgtcggcaccgGATCCATATGGCTGTACATCGAGCTGGGAATTATCCTCGTCATTAAGAACATCTGCGCCGTCGGTGGTCTGTCCAGCGTCATGCTTCTG ATCACGAACTGCGCCCCGAACCACGCGACTTTGGGCACCTTGAACGGCATCGCCCAGACTCTttcggcagcaggccgcaGCTTCGGCCCCTTTGTTTCGGGCGCTCTCTTCACCCTGTCCACGCGTGTGCACCCGAAgggcgaggccctcgcctGGGGCGTTTTTGGAGGTatcgccctccttggctgGCTTGGTTCCCTCGCCATTCGCAACCGCGGTCTCGAGAGCGACGACtgggtcggcgaggaggacggcacAGACGGCGAGGCAGAGCCATAA
- a CDS encoding Putative cyanovirin-N yields the protein MVKFSFPMPFRGLLLALSANRVIQAGFLDDDCGFINEGPQFTLRGDGSITTYCNDKFCSTVGFTVLNLNDCIANVVGDLRPKADGERGNFWKSCKDCYIEGSHIKCQCSRLDGSFKESSLDVNSIVFNWNGYLACHSQISNCYPMTWQCMPDNWWPEGWRPTVVDTPCDIWQAATMTPPNLTLPPRLKLASNLLPERTE from the exons ATGGTCAAATTCAGTTTTCCCATGCCCTTCAGGGGTCTTTTGCTCGCCCTCAGCGCCAACCGGGTCATCCAAGCTGGcttccttgacgacgactgcGGTTTCATCAACGAGGGACCGCAGTTTACCTtgcgcggcgacggctccATCACGACCTACTGCAACGACAAGTTCTGCAGCACCGTGGGGTTCACCGTCCTCAATCTGAACGACTGCATCGCCAATGTGGTCGGCGATCTCAGGCCCAAGGCCGATGGCGAAAG GGGCAACTTTTGGAAGAGCTGCAAGGACTGTTACATAGAGGGAAGCCACATCAAGTGCCAGTGCTCGAGACTCGACGGTAGCTTCAAAGAGTCCTCTCTCGACGTCA ACAGCATCGTCTTCAACTGGAACGGATATCTGGCCTGCCACAGCCAGATCTCGAACTGCTACCCGATGACTTGGCAGTGCATGCCCGACAACTGGTGGCCCGAGGGATGGCGTCCGACGGTCGTCGACACCCCGTGCGACATCTGGCAGGCCGCCACGATGACGCCGCCAAACctgacgttgccgccgaggttGAAGCTGGCGAGCAACCTGCTGCCTGAACGAACGGAATAG